The genomic window tttttaatttattattgttttgATAAAGAAGTGAAGGCAGGCCCAAGAGGGAAACACAACACACTATTTCTGGCTTTTGCAGCATGGTACTGCAACATCACAGTTTAGGTTTCTCTTCTAAAATAGGGTGGATTAACCAGCTAGCCTTTTCCCACGTCAACGCTACAGCCTTCCCAGTCGCCTCTTCCTTACACCTGGCAATTGTGTCCTGAACTGCAGCTTCACCAGTTCCTTACCTGTTAATCCATTGATGATCTGCTGACTATTTCCTACAGCTCTGGGAGAAATCTGAAAGGACAAGTTTGCTCTGTAAGAACAAGCCGGCGTCAGCTAACCATAGCCATCCCCAGAGGCCAGTGTAATGCTACTACCTTTGCTAACAGAGCTACGAGATTCGCATGCCATTTCAAAAGTTCTTTTGAACATCCACAGATAGCatcattaaaatgctttttcaatcCACAAACACACCATCCAATCTTTTCATCTTCCcaaagctgtgttttgctgaaatgGTGGTAGTCAGCAGCTTTAATCCAGTACTTCAGTTTTGGGTACACCTACACTGCAACTACAGGATGAGATCATAGCACGGGTAATGTAAACACTAATACAGCTAATGTTAGGCAAAAGTCACAGCACCACTGCTAGCTGCAGCCTAAGAGCACAAATTCTGAGGTCTCCATAAACACACAGTGGAGTCCGTTGTGCACAGTAATTTCCTTGCTATCTTCTTTGCCTAAGACCATCACATGCCGGGCACAAGTTCACAGTAGTGGCACATTTTGCTTTGCCAGCCATGCCTTGTTTGGGAATCCAAGGCTACTGCACTActacaaaaataacatttaatgcCAAATAGCAATGTCTTCTCTGTTGCTAGCAGTACCGTAACCAATCGTCTTGTTCCCTACAGATAAGTTATCTGTATTCACACACAAAGCATCTCAAGGAGGAGCAGTCAAAATTTGAGGCTTAACTCTCCCACAGAGCCATCAAGGTGATACAGAAGGGAACAGCACAACACGTAGGCTAAAAGAGCAATCTGAAGTCTAGTGTTTTAAAGCTGCAGCGGACTTGCTTAAGTCTCATAGGCTTTTAATGAACTCACCTCAATAGTGTTCTTCCCATCATAGACTTCGGGGAGAGTAATCTTTAACATCTCACAGTCTAACATTCTACCAAAATGAAGAGGTCGTAATGTAAGTTAGAATAAGCCTGTCAGCCTCCGTTACACCAATATAATGATCCTCTCACCTCAGTTCTTCAGTTACACTTTATGAAGTTGACCAGCTGCTAGCAGAAGGCTTCTCCCTAACATttgcacacaaagaaaaaaggtcaCAGAATTCCAGATATACAAATTCCCAATTCCTCAATTCCCAAGCCATTTCAGAAGCtaaaatttcacatttcttgCAGAAGCTGGATTTTTGCTTAGCTTGCTGTCTTTTCAAAGACAGGGAAAGATGGCTGGCACCCACAATTCCATTAAATGAGCaatttcctgtttttattttctcttgaacAGGAGTAAATTGAAGGCTTTCAGTGTCCAAGTGGTATGCATGCAGCTTTACTTAGCACCTTCCAAAAGCAACAGTACACTCTTTTGCCACCCATTCAGAGGGAGATGCTCATCAACGGCTTGTCACTGTGCTGTAGAAACACAATGATTTACTGAATGTAGGGAACAGAAGAAAGGTTATGTCATTCCGCTGACAGACTTCATGAAAGTTACTCAAAAAGAATGGCAAATATCAATTCAggacaaaacatattttattgtaCTGTAATGTCAGAAGTACAAGGAAAGTACTGCAGAGAACCATGCTAATGGGGCTTTTAGGGTCTGTGAAGGACAGAAGTACAAGATAATGGGGTACTACTGTACTCAGTGCAAAAACTGATTCATTTGAGGCACAAGTACACTATTGTTTAAGCAGCTTGATCCAAGCACAGCTCTGGTATGTGATctactctgttttctttctatgtgaCAATTCTATAATAAAGCTACTTTTACATGAAACAGGCAGTAGATTCAAGTCAGGGGTGTCCAACTTGCCACTtagcaaccaaaaaaaattaagaaaaattctCTGCATAGTCACCCTCCACATTTTAGTTTCAGATATGGAGCTGCGGCTAGTGAAGAAAAGTTATTCTGAAAGGTCAGAGCCCAGATCTGTTTggttgggtggggttttttccccccttttgtACGTCTGTGGGTAACTTACTTCACATTGACCACTATTTAtccaataagaaaaaaaaatacaaattaactTGTATCTTTGATAAGGAATCATACACATCTaacattcaaattaatttcagccCTTGAGATCTTAACTTATGGCTTAAGACACAATGAAAGTGTTTGGGCACCCTTGAGTTAAGTTAATGAAGAGCATTTTTGCTAAAAAGGCAAGCAAGACCACTGTTTTAAACAGAGCTGACCTCTACAAGAAGAAAGCAGGAATCCAAGTCACTAGTTACTACTAGGCTGACATGTACTGCTGCccagaaagataaaaatgtaaCATCACAATGAAAAGGTTCAACAAAGTTGAAAGATAAAGGTTTCAACACcagaagcagcatttgaaaACAAGCTGTTTAAGTTAATCTTTTCAAGAGATGCAGATTGCATAACTCTAGGCATGAACAAACATGCTGGCAATCTTCTCCTTTTACACAGCAGCTGTGTTTAACATAGGAAGTTCTGGGTTTAAAGAAAGCTACTTGAAGAAGAATTAAGATTTGCAATTGCCTGTCTACTTAATGAGATTAGTAGAGAACCGAAGAAAAATTACTACTGAAACAGTAGTTTCTCAGTGGATCCCTATCATTACAAACACAGCTTCTGATTTGTAAGCAACGCAAGACTAAACAGACaactattattttatattattactATGCTTATAAGTTACatcagttaaaattaaaaaaagccaagcaGTTTTGCCCTATTTCAAGAATAGTTTCCAATCAACACCAGTTTACATGGTGAATGGGACTTCACAAATAAACAAGGAATGGTGACATCTTTGGGTcaggaacgacaagaaataatgggCTCTGTGCTACCAATCAACCTCAACAAGAATATGGCACAAGGGCCAGCCCAAGCTGTACCAACACTGAACCTTTAGCACTCGGCACAAATTCGGATCTCTTTACTTCAGCTAGCAAATCAGGTGAAAAGACCgggtaaaaaaaaaactctAACTAAAAACTTAAGCCAAAAATTGgaatatactttttaaaaaaacatctgtagttttaaaataaatttatgctGACATCAGTTTGTGCAAACTAAAAAAAACTCATTGATTTCTCTCTAACAAAAGACAAATCccccaaatattttcctttagcCCATCGTATCTGTAGAAACAATCTCAAATCTAACAGATGTaaatgcaagagagaaaaagttaCAGCATCTGCACAACATTCTTTCTACaaacagctgctggagggaaagtaaaatataaaaggaataaagaaaggAAGGTTCCATCTGAAATACTCTCACAATCTTTCCCACTCTGTAGTCCATGAATCCGACTCTGATGCTAAGGTGACAGTGTATGtaagcagatttttttgttgattttattatttttgagtTTCAGTTGAAGAGAACCTGCAAAGACACTCAAGTCTCTTCAGGAATTGTCGGATGGAACATGCTCCTCAAATCCTTCACTCTCTCGGACCAGCGCTCTTTCCAGGATAACACGGCCTTCCTTGTAGCGCTGGCTGTCTTCAGTGGCAAATTCATAGATCCAACCCAGTTTGCTGTTGCAGTTCTTGCAGCTCACGTCTCGAACCATGTGGCGCCCAGTGAGCATGACCCGATCCTGAACTTCACTGTATTGCAGATTTACCACCTGATGCAAATATACAGGGGACAGGGAATAGAATGGATTAGTCTGCTTAGAGCAAAGCTTGGTAACAATGTGCATGACTATCAACGTGTTAAAAGTAAAGAGCCTGTGGCACCGCATATGAACTGAAAACTGCAGCGTAGTAAGTCAACAGCCCTTGCAAATCTCCTGCTTGAGAAGGTAACACTTTAAAGATGTGCTTCACAGGGATCTACAACCCTCGTTGTTCAACTGAGAGACATGAAACGCTATCACAAGACATACGAGAGTGCAGAGTACTGTGTTCCACTTCGAG from Gavia stellata isolate bGavSte3 chromosome 2, bGavSte3.hap2, whole genome shotgun sequence includes these protein-coding regions:
- the YPEL5 gene encoding protein yippee-like 5, which codes for MGRIFLDHIGGTRLFSCANCDTILTNRSELISTRFTGATGRAFLFNKVVNLQYSEVQDRVMLTGRHMVRDVSCKNCNSKLGWIYEFATEDSQRYKEGRVILERALVRESEGFEEHVPSDNS